In the Parasphingorhabdus halotolerans genome, GGTAAAGTCGTGGACCGGATCAAGATCGGCCGAACGATGGAAGATTCCTTGCAGGAAAGCGCAAAACGTCTTGATACACCAGAGTTTAAGTTTTTCTGCATTACCATTGCCATTCAGCGGGAAACTGGTGGTAACCTTGCAGAAACACTTTCCAACCTGGCAAACGTGTTGCGTCTGCGCGGTCAGATGAAACTTAAAATTAAAGCCATGTCCTCGGAATCAAAAGCATCGGCCTATATTGTCGGTTCATTGCCTTTCATCGTGTTTGGTATGGTTTACTCCATCAACCCAGAATATCTCGCAGGATTTTTCTATGAAGAGCGTTTGATTATTGCGGGACTTGGCGGCCTTACATGGATGAGCATTGGCGTGTTCATCATGGCGAAAATGGTCAGCTTTGAAATCTAAAGTGAAGGTGTCGGTACAATGACCACAGCAGGCGGTCCAACATTATTAGGCATTGATGTCCTTTGGGTGGCAACCCTTTTGGCAGCTGTTGCGACTGTTGCGGTTTTATTCGCGCTCTATGCAGCCGTCACAGTTCGTGATCCCATGGCTAAGCGGGTCAAATCACTTAACGAACGCCGTGAGCAGCTCAAAGCCGGTATTACCGCTTCTACGACCAAGAAGCGCGCCAAGCTGGTCCAGCAAAACGACACGACAGATAAGATGCGCAATATGCTGTCTTACCTCAAGGTGCTTCAGGATGATCAGCTGAAGGAAGCGCAGCAAAAACTGGCGCAAGCGGGCATCAGGTCCAAAGACTTGGCCTATGCGGTCATTTTCAGCCGGATGGTTCTGCCCATCATCCTGGGTGGCGGTGCAGCGCTGATGATATATGGCTTCGGTTATCTTGCTGAATGGACGGATTTCAAGAAGTTCATGGTCTTCGCTGGCGCAACACTGGCAGGCTATAAGGGCGCTGATATTTATGTTGGCAACCTTGTCTCAAAACGAACCGATCTGGTCCGCAAGGGTTTGCCAGACGCAATTGACCTCTTGGTTATTTGCGCGGAAGCTGGCCTTACGGTTGACTCAGCCTTTGGCCGCGTCGCCAAGGAACTGGGCGATGCTTATCCCGAATTGGCCGATGAATTTTCGTTGACATCTATCGAACTGGGCTTCCTGACCGAGCGACGCATGGCGTTCGAAAATTTCGCCTACCGCGTCAATCTCGATCATGTGAAGGGCGTGGTGACCACCATGATCCAGACCGAGAAATATGGTACACCACTTGCATCCGCGCTGCGCGTTCTGTCAGCAGAATTCCGGAATGACCGGATGATGCGCGCTGAAGAAAAAGCCGCGCGTCTGCCAGCTATTATGACAGTGCCTTTGATCCTGTTTATTTTGCCCACGTTGTTCATCGTGATCCTGGGGCCTGCAGCCTGCTCCATCTCCGATGCCATGATGTAACAAGACAGCGACTACACAATCAAAAAGAGCGGCCCTGAAAAGCCGCTCTTTTTATTGTAAGCGCGCAATTTACAATAATGGTCAAAAACTGGTGTGCGGGGCTCGTATTGAGGATAGTCACCTACTTGTTCTGAAGTAAACATACAACTGAGGTAGGGTCGCAAAAACCTCAGTCGTATGAACCGCACAGGCATCCGCTAGGCCATTTCGTGATAAAGCTCTATTTTATAATATATTTTTTATTATTTCGGACTGATTTCTCAGCTGTTCAGTCCCTCGGGATTTGTCCAAATAGAGGCTTCGTCTCCCCGATGCGCTGCATGACTTGGCGCGTAGGGCGATAGCAAATTGGGTGCAGTCATTCAGCGATAATATCATCCGCTGATTGTTTGACGCGGGCAAGCATGGAAGAAAGCTGCGTTTGCTCATCGGCGCTCAGCACCGTCATTATTTTCTTTTCCATCGCTTCTGCAATCGGCATGATCTGATCATATAATTCCCGCCCGGTTGCGCTCAATATCAGATGGTGAGATCGGCCATCGGCACTATTAGGGCTCCGGTCAAGTAATGCCCGGTCTACCAACGCCTTGACCGCGCGGTTCACGGTGACTTTGTCCATCAATGTCGCTTCAACCAAATGGCGCTGGGTCGATGCACCGCGGCTACCTAACACCGCCATAACCCGCCACTCCGGTATTTTCAGGCCGAAACGGCTTTTATACTCGCCCGCAATCAAGCCGCTCACCGCATTGGACGCAGTGGACAGTTGATAGGGAATGAAATCGTCTAAACTTGAGCTCATATGTAATATTTATTCAATTTTGGTGCGAAGTCCAATCCAAAACGTCCGAGGGAAGGTTCTTTCGATAATATTATTGCCGCTAATACCTGCCTCTACCCGCACATTGAACAGGTTTTCAAGCCGTGTTTCGACCAACAAGCTATCGTTAACGGCAAAACCCAACCGCCCGTCTACGGTGAAAGCATCGTTCAGCGACTGAATATTGACATCATCCTCAAACTGCTGGCCAATGTAGCGCAGCGAAACTGCCGCACCTGTTCCGTTATCCTGCTCCCAGCGAAGGGAAGCCGACGCATTATGCCTAGGGATTTGGGCAGGGCGAAGTCCGTTTACGGCCGTCGCCACGCCAGAGCTTTTGACATCGGCATTCACGTAGGAATAAGCAACGCGGACAGAAAGGCCATCGGTGAGATCACCCAAATCAAACTCGGTATCAATCTCCAAACCTTTGGATTCGATGCTGTCAAGATTTTGCCGTTGGCTGAAGGTGCCTGCGCCAGAAACAAAACCAACGCCGGGAAACAGCCCCGGACCATTGGCCAGCGTTACATTGGCAATCGCATTATCGAGTTGGTTATAGAAAGCGGTCACGCCGATAGCGACATTGCCGCTATCCCAATCCAGACCCAGTTCCACGCCTTTCACCCGCTCTGGCTCGAGCAGTTCATTCGCTGCCGTCGCATCGTCACCGACGCGAAACGGACGGAATAATTCATTTAACGTCGGCAAGCGCCAGCCCAGATAAGCGGCTCCGCGCAGCTTTAGCTCGTCAGTTACATTAAATGCAAAACCGCCGCGTCCGGTAAACTCTGTGCCACTGCGGCCCGCAAATTGTTCATCGCTGCGCACTGCGCCGGGAAACGGATTGATGAGTTCAATCTCGCGGCGAAATCCATTGTCGATGGACCAGAAATCAACGCGTCCACCACCCGTCAGGATTAGCGCATCGACAATCTGCGCACTCGCCTCGATAAAGCCGCCATAAGTCGCCGTGCTGCCGCCTGCTCTGCGGCTGCGACGCGGCGTGTCATTGTCGGCAAAGAAGAAATTTTCATTGGTCACGCCTTCGGTCCGGCGCCAATCGCCGCCGATGCGCAGTTCAATGGAATCGCCGACAGGAGGCCGCACTTCAAACCGCGCGCCTAGACCGGTGGACGGCACGTTAAATTGCTCAAACACCCGGCTCACCGAATTGCGATCATCGGCAACCCCGCCAAAGCTGACATCGAAATTGCGGATCTGGACATAGCCAAGAGCCGACCATTGCCAGCCAGTATCAGAACGATTGACCAGCCGGATGCTGGCATCGGCACCGTCGTTGTGATTTTCGCTGAAGGCAAAGCCACGTTCACGATCATCGGTGAACGCGCGGACATTGGCCTGTAGTTCTGTATTTTCAGAGATCGGCGCAACATAGCGCACAGCAAGACCCGCCTGCTCATATTCCGCCGGACGGTCAACAGAACCACGCTGGCTTTCGATGATCGGAATAAAGCCATCACCGCGTGCGTAACTGGCGGAAATTGTCAGTTGGCCCTGCCCCAGTTCGCGACCAAAGAGCACATCAGCATCGACGCTGTTACGGCTGCCGTAAGCTGCTCCGAGTTCGATGAGATTCCCAGAATTTTGGCTGAAAAGTTCGATTGTTCCAGCAACGGCCCCTGCACCATTAGTACCGCTGCCACCGCCTCGCTCTATCCGAGCAGATCCAATGGCAAGCGATTCATATCCTGGCCACGCAACCCAGCCCCCAAATGGGTCGGCTTGCGGAACACCATCAAGCAACAAGAGGGCGCGGGATGATGCATTGCCGCCCAAGCCCCGTAATGTAATGCCTTGGCTGGTTGGGTTTGCGGATCGCGCGTCAGACCTCCGGAATTGTTGCAGATTTGGAACTTGACGCAAGGCATTCTCAATAGGGTGTACCGCGCTCATTGCGATATTTTGCGTACTATAAGCTGCGTCACCCAATGAGAGAGGTAGTCCGGTAACCACGATCTCGGGCGTCCTGTAACATGCTATTACAATTTGGTTGCTGGAATCGTCCGCTTCTGTGTGGCCATCTTGCCCCCAGACCGGCACGCTTACAGCCGCCAGCGGGAGCGCTAAAATCCATTTTTT is a window encoding:
- a CDS encoding type II secretion system F family protein, coding for MTTAGGPTLLGIDVLWVATLLAAVATVAVLFALYAAVTVRDPMAKRVKSLNERREQLKAGITASTTKKRAKLVQQNDTTDKMRNMLSYLKVLQDDQLKEAQQKLAQAGIRSKDLAYAVIFSRMVLPIILGGGAALMIYGFGYLAEWTDFKKFMVFAGATLAGYKGADIYVGNLVSKRTDLVRKGLPDAIDLLVICAEAGLTVDSAFGRVAKELGDAYPELADEFSLTSIELGFLTERRMAFENFAYRVNLDHVKGVVTTMIQTEKYGTPLASALRVLSAEFRNDRMMRAEEKAARLPAIMTVPLILFILPTLFIVILGPAACSISDAMM
- a CDS encoding MarR family winged helix-turn-helix transcriptional regulator; this translates as MSSSLDDFIPYQLSTASNAVSGLIAGEYKSRFGLKIPEWRVMAVLGSRGASTQRHLVEATLMDKVTVNRAVKALVDRALLDRSPNSADGRSHHLILSATGRELYDQIMPIAEAMEKKIMTVLSADEQTQLSSMLARVKQSADDIIAE
- a CDS encoding TonB-dependent receptor, producing MKKWILALPLAAVSVPVWGQDGHTEADDSSNQIVIACYRTPEIVVTGLPLSLGDAAYSTQNIAMSAVHPIENALRQVPNLQQFRRSDARSANPTSQGITLRGLGGNASSRALLLLDGVPQADPFGGWVAWPGYESLAIGSARIERGGGSGTNGAGAVAGTIELFSQNSGNLIELGAAYGSRNSVDADVLFGRELGQGQLTISASYARGDGFIPIIESQRGSVDRPAEYEQAGLAVRYVAPISENTELQANVRAFTDDRERGFAFSENHNDGADASIRLVNRSDTGWQWSALGYVQIRNFDVSFGGVADDRNSVSRVFEQFNVPSTGLGARFEVRPPVGDSIELRIGGDWRRTEGVTNENFFFADNDTPRRSRRAGGSTATYGGFIEASAQIVDALILTGGGRVDFWSIDNGFRREIELINPFPGAVRSDEQFAGRSGTEFTGRGGFAFNVTDELKLRGAAYLGWRLPTLNELFRPFRVGDDATAANELLEPERVKGVELGLDWDSGNVAIGVTAFYNQLDNAIANVTLANGPGLFPGVGFVSGAGTFSQRQNLDSIESKGLEIDTEFDLGDLTDGLSVRVAYSYVNADVKSSGVATAVNGLRPAQIPRHNASASLRWEQDNGTGAAVSLRYIGQQFEDDVNIQSLNDAFTVDGRLGFAVNDSLLVETRLENLFNVRVEAGISGNNIIERTFPRTFWIGLRTKIE